One Aquarana catesbeiana isolate 2022-GZ linkage group LG06, ASM4218655v1, whole genome shotgun sequence genomic region harbors:
- the LOC141147090 gene encoding uncharacterized protein, whose translation MGDLLGGEWEELMANIQKDYQDKEQVTSDLSSLFSCLTKILEKKSALHWHIESLGRYIREGINPIGLRIQIFPTLDNITKELKTNWETKLNECSKHLMLLLQNEYQQQLRGMDMEIQTLYTRLSALKKHEQYTVYEKKLKEHLEIFSKNILIKKEKKYWRDKNAFGEGRAYKWNTNSQIRKSSRFPKQNNINQTNDYLSDTPSNNSSSSASSQAGKFRGKRKGPFPKQTDMEGEIQQTHKRRTTDVQSNESTRGGREGGMGRTRGTIPGNPKGSSSQNTGKSYKEQGAIPKTQQTHIDTFLDKSNIQSQPPPTPPPQLSMISMTAPPVKEN comes from the coding sequence ATGGGGGACCTATTGGGGGGAGAATGGGAGGAACTTATGGCTAATATCCAAAAAGACTATCAAGACAAAGAACAGGTCACCTCAGACCTATCTTCACTTTTTTCATGCTTAACCAAAATACTAGAGAAAAAATCTGCCCTACACTGGCATATAGAATCTTTAGGACGCTACATCAGGGAGGGCATAAACCCTATAGGTCTACGAATACAAATATTCCCCACCCTGGATAACATTACCAAAGAACTGAAAACAAATTGggaaacaaaactaaatgaatgtTCCAAACACCTCATGCTACTGCTGCAAAACGAATACCAGCAGCAATTGAGAGGTATGGACATGGAAATCCAAACACTTTATACCCGACTTTCCGCCCTCAAAAAACacgaacaatatacagtatatgagaaaAAACTGAAGGAACACCTAGAAATCTTCAGCAAAAATATTctcataaaaaaggagaaaaaatactggagGGATAAAAACGCTTTTGGCGAAGGCAGGGCATATAAGTGGAATACCAATTCACAAATAAGAAAAAGTTCCAGATTTCCCAAACAGAATAATATAAACCAGACCAATGACTATCTTTCGGATACACCTTCCAATAACTCCTCCTCCTCAGCCTCATCCCAGGCGGGCAAATTTCGAGGCAAAAGAAAGGGTCCCTTTCCCAAACAAACAGATATGGAGGGAGAGATTCAACAAACACACAAGAGAAGAACCACAGACGTCCAGTCAAATGAAAGCACACGAGGTGGAAGAGAAGGGGGCATGGGTAGAACTAGGGGGACAATACCGGGCAACCCAAAAGGCTCATCCTCTCAGAATACCGGAAAAAGTTACAAAGAACAGGGTGCGATTCCGAAAACCCAGCAGACCCATATAGACACTTTTTTAGACAAGAGCAACATACAATCCCAACCTCCTCCAACCCCACCACCACAACTTTCAATGATATCCATGACAGCTCCACCGGTGAAGGAAAACTAA
- the LOC141147088 gene encoding uncharacterized protein, with the protein MELPSYTRDTIHLLQILDGISIPSSALLATVDVESLYNSIPHHLGIAAIERVLQQRATTDWKFNAFILTMLDYILRHNTFLFKGSHYLQVQGVAMGTCCAPSYANLYLGEWEREFLQGEAASVYTRHICMWQRYIDDLFIIWDGPPELLRDCLKLMNNNAFNLFFTMTSDTHEVNFLDITIFKNSEGGLSSKLYRKETAGNTLLHANSFHPEPLKRSIPYSQFLRLKRNCSNNEDFQHEADKLTIRLMNRGYSKSSLKKAFNRVKQTNRRDLIFSKKPTKEDDTTRIIVRFSNEHFKINKIISKYWSILTDDPILKGLIGPKPQITYRKPGSIGNALIQSEYKGTARKDPCKTWGTYPCGSCAQLPVWCLLRGQNKTGI; encoded by the exons ATGGAACTTCCATCGTATACAAGGGATACCATACATCTATTGCAAATCCTCGATGGAATATCCATTCCCAGTTCAGCTCTACTTGCTACAGTGGATGTGGAATCGCTGTATAATAGTATCCCACACCACTTAGGCATAGCTGCAATTGAACGTGTCCTACAACAAAGAGCAACAACAGACTGGAAATTCAATGCATTCATTCTAACTATGCTGGACTATATCCTCAGACACAACACCTTCCttttcaagggctcccactacctccaggtgcagggagtggctatggggacgtgctgcgcaccctcctatgccaacctgtacctgggggagtgggagagggagttcctacagggggaggcagcgtctgtgtacactcgccacatatgtatgtggcagaggtacatagacgatctcttcatcatctgggacggcccccctgaATTATTGAGGGACTGTCTAAAGCTGATGAACAACAATGCTTTTAACCTGTTTTTCACTATGACCTCGGATACCCATGAAGTAAATTTCCTGGACATTACCATCTTTAAAAACTCTGAGGGCGGACTATCAAGTAAACTTTACAGAAAGGAGACTGCTGGCAACACCCTGTTGCATGCAAACAGCTTTCACCCGGAACCTCTGAAAAGATCCATTCCCTACAGCCAGTTTCTCCGCCTTAAAAGAAACTGCAGTAACAACGAAGACTTTCAACACGAAGCGGACAAACTTACCATTAGGCTCATGAACAGAGGCTACTCcaaatcctctttaaaaaaagcgttcaaccgagttaagcaaaccaatagaagggatttaatcttctcaaagaaaccaaccaaagaagatgacactacaaggattattgtgagattttctaatgagcattttaaaatcaataaaattatctcaaaatattggtccatccttacagatgatccaatcctgaaaggactaattggtcctaaaccccaaatcacctatagaaaacctggctcaataggaaatgcactcatccaaagtgaatacaagggcacggcaagaaaggacccctgtaaaacatggggtacatacccatgtggttcctgtgcccaat tgccagtgtggtgccttctacgtgggcaaaacaagacaggaatttag